One Vitis vinifera cultivar Pinot Noir 40024 chromosome 8, ASM3070453v1 genomic window carries:
- the LOC100260891 gene encoding nudix hydrolase 11 codes for MCDGFANFSCLMAGIVPSPFMDGGEIYLSLENWGSQTLRVLAKQLQVYKPPFVVEEPGNEADVICNSVSPGMEKPAAIKDDPFSYSVKCCRERRAAVLVCLFEGDEGELRVILTKRSMKLSSHPGEVAFPGGKMEEGDADDTATALREAMEEIGLDPNLVQVVANLEPFISQHQLRVVPVVGLLSRIEDFKPVPNTDEVDAVFDVPLEMFLKEENHRCEEREWMGWKYALHLFDFESEQGIFLIWGFTANILIRTASIVYQRIPSFSEHLPNFQQLQRALNNVP; via the exons ATGTGCGATGGCTTTGCAAACTTCAGTTGTTTAATGGCTGGCATTGTACCCTCTCCGTTCATGGATGGGGGTGAAATTTATTTATCCCTTGAGAACTGGGGCAGCCAAACTCTTCGCGTTCTGGCAAAGCAGCTTCAAGTTTATAAACCACCTTTTGTCGTTGAAGAACCAGGTAATGAAGCTGATGTTATCTGCAACTCAGTTAGTCCAGGGATGGAGAAGCCGGCAGCCATTAAGGATGATCCTTTTTCATATAGCGTCAAGTGCTGTAGAGAGAGGAGAGCAGCTGTCTTAGTGTGCCTCTTTGAAGGGGATGAAGGGGAGCTGCGAGTCATTCTTACCAAGAGGTCCATGAAGCTGTCTTCCCACCCGG GAGAAGTAGCATTTCCGGGAGGGAAGATGGAAGAAGGTGATGCAGATGATACTGCAACAGCATTGAGAGAAGCCATGGAGGAGATTGGCTTGGATCCTAATTTGGTTCAAGTTGTTGCAAACCTTGAGCCTTTCATTTCCCAG CACCAACTCAGGGTTGTACCTGTTGTCGGTCTACTTTCTAGGATAGAAGATTTCAAGCCTGTACCCAATACTGATGAAGTTGATGCTGTCTTCGACGTGCCACTAGAGATGTTTCTCAAG GAAGAGAATCATAGATGTGAAGAGAGGGAATGGATGGGGTGGAAATATGCCCTCcatctctttgattttgaatcaGAGCAAGGAATTTTCCTCATATGGGGCTTCACTGCAAACATTCTTATTCGAACTGCCTCCATCGTCTACCAGCGAATTCCATCTTTCTCGGAACATCTCCCTAATTTTCAGCAGCTGCAAAGGGCCTTGAACAATGTCCCATAG